The genomic window atatatatatattatgataaatgTGTATTGCTTCTTCCTTATTTAGcatttattttctttatttttttttgaaatacaatattatatttgataTTAGACATTTTAGTTTATAATAGAATTTtgaaatatgaaaatataaaaatatgtatgaaatgttaaaaaatcataggacaaaaaaatatagagatatataatgtcttcattattaataaagcaaataaaaataatattttatgtatttctaaacaaattatttattgttaATATGATAGTATATTACATTTGGAGAACGTAAGAAAGAAATCTAGATATATGAAGACATTTCTTATTTCTAGACAGAAAAACAAAGATACTGTTTCTTTTCgctattaatatatatatatatatatatatatatatatatatagtatatttacttatgtttcttttaacatatataaataaataaataaatatatatatatatatatatatatatatatatttatatatatattatatctttttaaaacgttttatatatgatttgTTTGTTTTATTCGTGTGTTATTtaatcattttattttttttttgaattcTATTCTCTTATTCAATACACGTATTGTACAAAAGAAcgatatattattataccttggatatatgaattaataaattatttatcatctgatttatactattaaaaatatagaagaaaaatgaaattaagttgtaattatttgtctaaattaaataaaaaaaaaataaaaaagcAAAATGAAATACTTAATGAAGAATTACGAAAAATTGAAGATGTATgtgtataaatattattcatatttaatacatatataaaatcaacttattataatttttttttttttttttttttcttgtgtattttttatatttgcCCATTATAGAAATGGTTTAAcgatgatgatgaaaaaaacaacactgaggaaaatgataaattaaCTAAAAGAAAAGTACATAAAATgagaaattaaaaataggcatatataaatatataattgtatttatttttatataataagcaatatgaagataataaaatagacacaaatatatcataatgGTTATTGATCAGATgaatttttacatatatatatatatatatttatttatttatttatttttatgttatttttttaaaggaAATGTTAGAGTTTATACAAAAACAAGatgaatttaaaaatttaaagaaaatttcttctgatgaagatgatgtatgaaaaaatattgaaagAATTAGTATGAACCAgttaatttatataaaatatcgAAATTGGAAGCCTCATTTCTTAATCATTTTTCATTGTATAGAAGCCAccagaaaaaaaaaaggagcgtattattaaaaatgataaagatttattaaaagaattacAAAAGCAAATTAAGGAAAAAAAGTTACAGctgaaaaaaataaaatagtaCAATGTtatacacacatatatatatatatatatatatataatatggttatatttgttatatacttaattttgtatatttttatatatactttgtattaatattatatattattttttattttattttattttttggGGGGAACTATTTAGAttacaaaaagaaaagttAAATAAGGAAAACCAAAAGAGAGAAGAAATCGAAACAATTTATTTATCAGAACTTGAAGAGAAACAAAAGGAGGAAGAgaaaaatgttatattaagaaataaagaaagtgctttaataattaaaaatcAAATGGAGGAAAATACAGTAAAGGGAAATttggaaaatataaaatatacaaaaaaaaagtacacacacatatatatgtattatatatatatatatatatatatatatatatatatatatatttgtatgattatcataaaaattacCTCTATAATATATAGCTAAGGAAACATGAggaagaaaaattaaaaattatagaaggtgaaattatgaaaaaacgttttgagaaaaataaaatcgatgaattagaaaaaaggaaagaaaaaatatccGAACAGAAAGAACTTTACAGCTACATATTGGAGAGTAATAAAAAGCACATAGAAGGTAAGGGGGATTACAACtgtatatgtaatatattgtataatatttatatgtttaatatgataagaatgttattcatatttttattgtttattttattatttttattaaacagctataaatgaacaaaaGAAAGAGGAAAAGAGAAAAGATGCAGAGTAATATGATAGAAGATAAAATATGAGTGAACTGgattatttattctttatacattatcctttttcattaagtatatatcttcttctttttttttttttttttgtaaaataaaattataataattttagATATGTAAGATATTTAGAAGAAAAGGCAAAAAGAGAAAAGGAATAcgatgaaaaaataaaaaaagaaaaagacgataaggaaaaagaaatacaTGAAATAAGGATGAAGCAAAAAAAGAATGTTGAATTGGCTGCTCATTTTGATGAAATACAAGCATTAAAGTATGtacattataataaatgttctgttttgtttattttgaaaagatgaattatatttataattataaaggagcataataatataatttttattttttcataaagATGGCAGAAGGAAACCAAGCGTAAAGaagatgaaaaaagaattattgAGGAAAAAGAGAAGAACAGAAAAAACGAAGAATTAAAGGAAGCAAGATTGATAGCAATGgttaataaataaataaataaataaatatatatatatatatatagaatgtaaattgaaaaaaaaagcgGATTCATACAAAACATATGCATAGACcttataaaataatcatttttttggtgataattattatataggtagaaaaaaagaaaaaggaagatgaaaaaatagAAGAACGTAAGAAGGACGCTGAAAATTTGAGAGAAATATATGAACGTCATGTAATACTTTTCAAGATAAAAAAGAGAgaatatatctatatatatatatatatatatttatatattattgatttttttttttttttttNNNNNNNNNNNNNNNNNNNNNNNNNNNNNNNNNNNNNNNNNNNNNNNNNNNNNNNNNNNNNNNNNNNNNNNNNNNNNNNNNNNNNNNNNNNNNNNNNNNNNNNNNNNNNNNNNNNNNNNNNNNNNNNNNNNNNNNNNNNNNNNNNNNNNNNNNNNNNNNNNNNNNNNNNNNNNNNNNNNNNNNNNNNNNNNNNNNNNNNNNNNNNNNNNNNNNNNNNNNNNNNNNNNNNNTTTTATTCATGTgttttatacatatttattttatacaggaaaaggaaaaaaaagaagaagaagaaaatgagaaattaaaaaaaaaggattaTTATGAAAGTTTAACAAAATTAGttaatttgaaaaataaaaaaaaaattaaaaaaaaaaaaattaataatgaaaaataaattaattatcaaacacatatataatttatataaagtatgataaattattatatttattatcatattttatataataaattgaTTATAACTAATATGTAGAcaacataaataaaaaataaaatataattaattgtaaaaaataattgttttaactaataaaaaaaataaaatagcattatatatatatatatatatctacataatgataatatttttattgtttttatttatttaaattttttttttttgacatttaattttaaatttaagTCAACTTTTGGTGGAACTTCTAAGCCAAAATTTTTGGAAGTCAAAAGGAGATTCAGGTTGTTCACATCGAATACGTCTTTTAATGCATAAGTTATATAACCCTaagaagaaagaaaaaaaaaaatataattatataataatataaatacataaaaatatatatatatatatatatataaacagACTTGTGTTcatttaattaatatgCATTATATTACGTTCAAATATGATTTGAATGCCTCTCTTGCCATCTTGTGCAGATGAAAATTTTTGGTTACAATAGATTGTATATGGgattgtatatttataagtTTGTTTGGGTCATAAGCAAATTGATTTATTGGTATATTATAAAactttaaataatttaagaATTTCAATTCATGTTTCATTAGGAATATAATGGCCGATCCATTTGAATCTTGTCCTCTACATGTTCTTCCAACTCtatgtatatattctttGGAATCATCAGGTGGATCATActgtattatataattaacaTTCGGTATATCAAGACCTCTAGCAGCTACATTTGTACATAATAAGATGGCACATTTTGCAGCTGAGAAATCATGAAAACTTTTTaatcttttattttgttttttttttccatgTATACAATATGTAGGtatatcaatataattAAGTAAATCATTGTAAAATTGAACTGACATGcaattattaaaaaagaccataatttttttagacatattttttttaagaaatgtaaataataaaagaaatcTTTTGTCTTCATCAACTAAAGCATATCCTTGTTGTAATCTTTCAACGGTTGCAATTTTTGTAGTTACTTCTATAAATATTGGTTTTTGTAAAGAAAGTCTAATTAAGCTTTCTACTTTTGTAGTTTGTGTTGCTGAAAATAATGCTGtttgtcttttttttggtaacctctttataattaaattaatttcTTCTTCAAATCCAATTTGTAACAATCTATCAGCTTCATCAATaattaaacatattaagtttttataaataaattctTTTGTATTTTGCATATGATCTAATAATCTTCCTGGTGTTGctattaaaatatttattccatgaataaatttttttttttcttcatttcTACTCATACCACCAATAATTATTCCATTTGTTTGtggtatatatttacataaatCTTTACAAACTTGATAAATCTGAAGACACAATTCTCTAGTGGgtgatattattaaaacaCCTGTACCGTTTTTAGgtaaaaattttatattatataatatatttattgatGGTACAAGAAAAGCTAATGTTTTTCCGGACCCCGTTTTAGCAGCTCCTAAAATATCTTTTCCACTTAAAAAATGAGGAATGCATTTAGCTTGAATTTCTGTTAATGTAACAAaatttaattcttttaaacctttttttaatgcatcacatatatttaattcttcaAATTTTAATTCACTATAAAAGTGTTCTTTTgaattgttattattatgatcactgttattactttttatttcGTCTGTGTATgttttatcatttttatcatgGTCACAAATTTCTTCACTTGAAgtattttcattatttttattattttcattattttcattatttttattattttcattatttttattattttcattatttttattattttcattattttcgCTATTTTCGCTATTTTCACTTAATTCGTTATCTTCTTCTATATTGTTCAATAAAGCATTGTCATTAGTACTTTCACTTTCTGGTTCTGATTCGCTTctataattttcattttttaagttatttatattatcatctttattttctaaaatctcttttttctttttcttttttttcttttttattatactgttttttttggtttttttcaaattattatcatttgaatttttcattgtataatcattatcattatccatctttaaaaaaaaaaaaaataaaataaatattagcagttgtaaaataaatatatgtgattgttatatgtatgaatatatataaaataatataataaatttaaatttgtaaccttttttatatttctaaattttaatatttctcctttcaataatattataatatatatatatatatatatatgtataagAAAAAACTTAATATAATGACAAACAAAATgaaggaaaaatatataattttataaaaattatatataattatattatataattatatatatatatatatttttttttttttttgaccgttacattttaatttcttcctatataagtataaaattatattgCATATTTGAAATGGATacttaaaatttttttttttataatatcaaGTGTTTTTAATAgtataaatgaattatatataaatatatatatatatatatatatatatatatatatatatatatatataatattatatataatgttattAGTATTTTATAcctatataaataatggaataataatatatgtaacagcaaaaaaaaaaaaaaaaaaaaaatattatatatatatgatcataatatatttttttatatttgtttattgagtcatataaagaaataaatattagaaaatccaatttaatatatatattgaaatattttattttactttattatttttttttttttttatatacttataGAGGAAAAAATGAGGTAacttattatttaaaaaaaatatatatatatatatatatatatagttctataatttataagtcatttaattttttaaaacgAAAGCtaacataaatatactATAAAAGTGTATATATCatgttttttaaaatatgtgatttttattaattttattctttcttttatttttatattgatacaatttcattttagtgataaaaatttttaatagtTTCCATATTTGTTGAAATACAACtgatttatttatttttttttttatttataatgtttttatatgaaaatataaaaaagaaaatacGTCATTTGGATATAAGCAATTTGTATATATGGTTCTTATagttttatatacatattattattatggaAAAAGACATTTAattaaaagtatatatcaaagaatattcatatttgtgaaacataaaaaaggaaaaaaacAGCCGATAAAAATTGAATAATATGTCATTCAAAATAAGGATATTTCAAATGGAAGAGAACcaacataatatatatatatatatatgtattgttatttataaatcgttttgtatatataaatattttaatgtaCAATCATATTTTGTGAACAGTTCGGgtataatttaattttaaaaaggtctaaataaaatatattacatttgtaaattaatttattatattatatatatatattaaaaatggaactgtgaaaaatatatcttttactaattatataattttagtatcttgttcattttttttttaagttaTATCATACtctttatattaaatatgtataaaaagtgtatgaataataatatacaatatttattatatatatatatatatatatatataattaatgttttgtttttttaaaagaaagaaaaataaaaaaacgTAAACTGCAAATATGCACTCCTGAGAATTTCCAATATGCGAGGAAACATGGagtattaaaaaaatgtaaagtataaaatatttaaaaaggatatacagtaatatattgatatatttttttatatattataaaaaaaaaaaaaaaaaaaaaaaaaaataataatataatatatatatatgcttaattttaaaatatatatataaagttgtccaatttattaattctatataatttaaaatttatattggaagtataatattttatgaagTATACTTttgtatttaaaaatttttgtattttcatatatacaGTAAAAATTCGAAAAGTATCTTTATAcctttattaaaaaaaagtattatatttttatgtacatttttttttttcgtgTGTTTctgaatataaattatgcataaggtaatttttttttttttttttttttaatttatataatacataattattaacatatgagatattataatatgttatgtattaaaaaatataaaacataatatatatatatatatatatatatatatatatatatatatattgtatatatgtaatattattttatgtattaatattcCGTTATTGGAAAAGTTTTTATAAGTATAtgatatgtatatatatatataaatgtaataattattattatatctttttaataatataaaaaaaaagtataaataaaaaaagtaaaagaaaatacaTTTCTTCTTAATTCatattgtattattttttttttatttttttttttttttttatatatttcgtAACATGAATATGTAAAAAAGGAAGAATAAATAAANNNNNNNNNNNNNNNNNNNNNNNNNNNNNNNNNNNNNNNNNNNNNNNNNNNNNNNNNNNNNNNNNNNNNNNNNNNNNNNNNNNNNNNNNNNNNNNNNNNNtataaataaaattataatataataattttttatttttatttttgtatataatttttttatttttttttatttgttttatttaaaaatttaaaaaaaaaaaaatataaaaaaaataaaaaaaaaaaatacaaaaaaaaaaaaaaaaaaaaattatataaataaataaataaataaataaataaataaataaatatatatatatatatatatatatatgttatcCTTTTAAGGCAGCATATATCTAAGTGatgaatttttattaaaaatggGTGCATTCGGAAGTAAGAATTTGGAGTATTACAATTATGCTAGCATGAAATTGTTGGAAGTGGAAAATTACGAAAATGATGAGGAACTATATTTTAAGGAACATGATATAGATGAAATAATTAAGAAAGCACGAGACATAagaaattttaattataaagaatctttagatttatattttaaagcattgaaaattttaaaaaagttaaaagataataataataaaaataaaatatataaaaacattttagAATTTGAAATAAGACCAcaagaattaaaaaacaattctataaaattaaatacacattgtataaaacataatgattataataataaggatCAATTAGATTCTAATTCAACTTTATCAGATGAGAAAAACATTTGTattaataaacaaatagcttcattatataatgaaattGGCGACCTTTGTTGTATTCATGATTTTATAGATAaatctttatattattatgataagGCTTGTTCTTATAACCCTTCAAaaattgaatatatatataaaaaaggagTATTATATCAACAAATGAATAATACTGAAAAAGCAATTAAGACATTTAAGCTTATCCTTtcaaatgatgaaaatCATATCCCCactttattttctttaggaaatttatatagatatattgataataatattgcTTTATCATATTTTGAAGCAATACTAAAAAAAGAACCTGATAACACAGAAGTATTATCATTGATTGCTTCATGTTATGATAATTTgggaaaaataaatgaagCTATTTCTTATCAAAATAAAGCGGTTCATATAGATCCTGATAATTTTAATCATAAAAAGTTTGCTCAAAGGCTTATAGAAATGACATCCCAGAATTGAAGCAttaaatgttttatataacatgtattttttattttatgcaattatttgtttatttatttttttttttttttgtgcattaagaaaattaaatgTAAAAGTAAATGTATGTTtgtataaatgtatatatgtatatatata from Plasmodium reichenowi strain SY57 chromosome 6, whole genome shotgun sequence includes these protein-coding regions:
- a CDS encoding hypothetical protein (conserved Plasmodium protein, unknown function), producing MKLSCNYLSKLNKKKIKKQNEILNEELRKIEDKWFNDDDEKNNTEENDKLTKRKEMLEFIQKQDEFKNLKKISSDEDDKPPEKKKERIIKNDKDLLKELQKQIKEKKLQKEKLNKENQKREEIETIYLSELEEKQKEEEKNVILRNKESALIIKNQMEENTLRKHEEEKLKIIEGEIMKKRFEKNKIDELEKRKEKISEQKELYSYILESNKKHIEAINEQKKEEKRKDAEYVRYLEEKAKREKEYDEKIKKEKDDKEKEIHEIRMKQKKNVELAAHFDEIQALKWQKETKRKEDEKRIIEEKEKNRKNEELKEARLIAMVEKKKKEDEKIEERKKDAENLREIYERHEKEKKEEEENEKLKKKDYYESLTKLVNLKNKKKIKKKKINNEK
- a CDS encoding ATP-dependent RNA helicase HAS1, putative, whose product is MDNDNDYTMKNSNDNNLKKTKKNSIIKKKKKKKKKEILENKDDNINNLKNENYRSESEPESESTNDNALLNNIEEDNELSENSENSENNENNKNNENNKNNENNKNNENNENNKNNENTSSEEICDHDKNDKTYTDEIKSNNSDHNNNNSKEHFYSELKFEELNICDALKKGLKELNFVTLTEIQAKCIPHFLSGKDILGAAKTGSGKTLAFLVPSINILYNIKFLPKNGTGVLIISPTRELCLQIYQVCKDLCKYIPQTNGIIIGGMSRNEEKKKFIHGINILIATPGRLLDHMQNTKEFIYKNLICLIIDEADRLLQIGFEEEINLIIKRLPKKRQTALFSATQTTKVESLIRLSLQKPIFIEVTTKIATVERLQQGYALVDEDKRFLLLFTFLKKNMSKKIMVFFNNCMSVQFYNDLLNYIDIPTYCIHGKKKQNKRLKSFHDFSAAKCAILLCTNVAARGLDIPNVNYIIQYDPPDDSKEYIHRVGRTCRGQDSNGSAIIFLMKHELKFLNYLKFYNIPINQFAYDPNKLINIQSHIQSIVTKNFHLHKMAREAFKSYLNGYITYALKDVFDVNNLNLLLTSKNFGLEVPPKVDLNLKLNVKKKKFK
- a CDS encoding tetratricopeptide repeat protein, putative, whose product is MGAFGSKNLEYYNYASMKLLEVENYENDEELYFKEHDIDEIIKKARDIRNFNYKESLDLYFKALKILKKLKDNNNKNKIYKNILEFEIRPQELKNNSIKLNTHCIKHNDYNNKDQLDSNSTLSDEKNICINKQIASLYNEIGDLCCIHDFIDKSLYYYDKACSYNPSKIEYIYKKGVLYQQMNNTEKAIKTFKLILSNDENHIPTLFSLGNLYRYIDNNIALSYFEAILKKEPDNTEVLSLIASCYDNLGKINEAISYQNKAVHIDPDNFNHKKFAQRLIEMTSQN